A part of Citrifermentans bremense genomic DNA contains:
- a CDS encoding twin-arginine translocase TatA/TatE family subunit, which produces MFGFGMPEMIIVLVIALVVVGPAKLPQLGQALGSSIKNFKKASTGEDVVQLNEEKKA; this is translated from the coding sequence ATGTTTGGATTCGGTATGCCGGAAATGATTATCGTCCTCGTCATAGCACTGGTCGTGGTAGGGCCGGCGAAACTTCCGCAGTTGGGGCAGGCACTGGGAAGCAGCATCAAGAACTTCAAGAAGGCCTCCACCGGCGAGGACGTGGTCCAGCTGAACGAGGAGAAGAAGGCGTAA
- the fdhD gene encoding formate dehydrogenase accessory sulfurtransferase FdhD has protein sequence MASKIYSFNKGMLEQEEGGVVEEYPLQLVVNGRELATLIASPHDLRFLVAGFLRLQGFVSKVEDFQALAICQDFGAASVTIKGELPERLKPVLTSGCGTGISFNMPKPVEKKGPSRVHSPASIFTLMNQLAQKAEGYKSHGGMHSAGVGDTELILHSEDIGRHNTIDRLAGEALLKGISLEGKILVTSGRVSTELVAKASLLGIDVIASRTSPTDMAIRMAEQAGITLVGYVRAMSFKLYTHVDGIDFRAGDGKVQGVTGVILAGGASSRMGSNKALLPHKGGRFIESIYRELCEIFPEVILVTNTPEQYQFLPCRKVPDLYEGMGALAGIHAGLSQSSNPAVFTVACDMPHLNPELIRHIASHRHSCDLVLPMSPHGYEPLHALYNKGCLPAMESSLKNGKRRIVSILPRVNVREISPSEVAGFDPGFDSFSNINTPQEYYDLRNADKEKTAAGGQFPDAAAKLQA, from the coding sequence GTGGCTAGCAAGATCTACAGTTTCAACAAAGGTATGCTGGAGCAGGAAGAGGGCGGGGTGGTCGAGGAATACCCGCTGCAACTGGTGGTGAACGGCCGCGAGCTGGCGACGCTCATCGCTTCGCCTCACGACCTACGCTTCCTGGTGGCCGGCTTTTTGCGGCTGCAGGGGTTCGTCTCGAAGGTGGAGGATTTTCAGGCGTTAGCCATCTGTCAGGATTTCGGTGCCGCAAGCGTCACCATAAAAGGGGAGCTTCCCGAGCGCCTGAAGCCGGTGCTCACCTCAGGCTGCGGCACAGGCATCAGCTTCAACATGCCGAAACCCGTAGAGAAAAAAGGGCCGTCCCGGGTCCATTCCCCCGCGTCGATCTTCACGCTGATGAACCAGCTGGCGCAGAAGGCGGAGGGGTACAAAAGCCACGGCGGGATGCACTCCGCAGGGGTGGGCGACACCGAACTCATCCTGCACTCCGAGGACATCGGCCGCCACAACACCATAGACCGCCTGGCCGGAGAGGCCCTTTTGAAGGGGATCTCCCTGGAAGGAAAGATTCTGGTCACCTCCGGGCGCGTCTCGACCGAGCTGGTGGCGAAGGCCTCGCTTTTGGGGATCGATGTGATCGCCTCCCGCACCTCGCCGACCGACATGGCGATCAGGATGGCAGAACAGGCCGGCATCACCCTGGTCGGCTACGTCAGGGCGATGAGCTTCAAGCTCTACACCCACGTAGACGGGATCGACTTCCGCGCCGGCGACGGCAAGGTTCAGGGGGTGACCGGCGTGATCCTAGCCGGGGGAGCCTCAAGCCGCATGGGGAGCAATAAGGCCCTGCTGCCGCACAAGGGGGGGCGCTTCATCGAGAGCATCTACCGGGAGCTCTGCGAGATCTTCCCCGAGGTGATCCTGGTGACCAACACCCCGGAGCAGTACCAGTTCCTTCCCTGCCGCAAGGTGCCCGACCTCTACGAGGGGATGGGGGCGCTGGCCGGAATCCACGCGGGTCTTTCCCAGAGTTCCAACCCGGCCGTCTTCACCGTGGCCTGCGACATGCCGCATCTCAACCCGGAGTTGATCAGGCACATCGCGAGCCACCGCCACAGCTGCGACCTGGTGCTTCCCATGAGCCCGCACGGTTACGAACCGCTGCACGCGCTCTACAACAAGGGGTGCCTGCCGGCCATGGAGTCCTCGCTCAAAAACGGCAAGCGCCGTATAGTCTCCATCCTGCCGCGGGTGAACGTGCGCGAGATCAGCCCCTCCGAGGTGGCCGGTTTCGATCCGGGCTTCGACTCCTTCAGCAACATCAACACCCCGCAGGAATACTACGACCTGAGAAACGCCGACAAGGAAAAGACCGCGGCCGGCGGCCAGTTCCCCGACGCAGCTGCCAAGCTGCAGGCCTGA
- the nrfD gene encoding NrfD/PsrC family molybdoenzyme membrane anchor subunit, whose product MTAAKIIINEIKGYHRFVKFLIVLVSLGALASLVRFVFGLGVTTNLNDTFPWGLWISFDVVTAVPLAAGAFTLGAIVHCFHIKKLEPLVRPAIVTGFLGYSLVCVGLLLDLGQPQRCWHTMVYWNPHSPMFEVSMCIAAYTTVLFLEFLSPVCEKFGYHVPLRLLRTIEMPLVIAAASISTLHQSSLGTFFLIAVDKLHSLWYNPLLPLLFWVSAMCAGISIIIVEATMSHKWMGQPDESELLETLAKILPWVITAYLTLKLFSLFALTEGPLFNRPGLLVLFAVEMLGGVIAPLVMLMNGNVRENNRLRATAAWLVIAGVILNRFNVSMFGMEAPGTFYYPSFIESLVTIGIIAAHILFFVLIAKYFPIFEHHPETVDYSIPDNFHKTEKGHAVHGKVAGEA is encoded by the coding sequence ATGACCGCTGCAAAGATAATCATCAACGAGATCAAGGGATACCACCGCTTCGTGAAATTCCTGATCGTCCTGGTATCGCTGGGCGCGCTCGCCTCACTGGTCCGCTTCGTGTTCGGGCTCGGTGTCACCACCAACCTGAACGACACCTTCCCCTGGGGACTCTGGATCTCCTTCGACGTCGTCACCGCAGTCCCCCTGGCTGCGGGCGCCTTCACCCTGGGGGCCATCGTGCACTGCTTCCACATCAAGAAGCTGGAGCCCTTGGTGCGTCCGGCCATCGTGACCGGCTTCCTCGGCTACTCGCTTGTCTGCGTGGGGCTGCTCCTTGACCTGGGGCAGCCGCAGCGCTGCTGGCACACCATGGTGTACTGGAACCCGCACTCCCCGATGTTCGAGGTTTCCATGTGCATCGCGGCGTACACCACGGTTCTCTTCTTGGAGTTCCTGTCGCCGGTCTGCGAGAAGTTCGGCTACCACGTGCCGCTGAGGCTCTTGCGGACCATCGAGATGCCGCTTGTCATCGCCGCGGCCTCCATCTCGACCTTGCACCAGTCTTCCTTGGGGACCTTCTTCCTGATCGCGGTCGATAAGCTGCACAGCCTCTGGTACAACCCGCTCTTGCCGCTTCTTTTCTGGGTTTCGGCCATGTGCGCCGGCATCTCCATCATCATCGTGGAAGCGACCATGAGTCACAAATGGATGGGGCAGCCCGACGAGAGCGAGCTTCTGGAAACCCTGGCGAAGATCCTCCCCTGGGTCATCACCGCGTACCTCACCCTGAAGCTCTTCTCCCTCTTCGCGCTGACCGAGGGGCCGCTTTTCAACCGTCCGGGGCTGTTGGTGCTGTTCGCCGTCGAGATGCTGGGCGGGGTGATCGCCCCGCTGGTGATGCTGATGAACGGCAACGTACGCGAGAACAACCGTCTGCGCGCCACCGCCGCCTGGCTCGTGATCGCAGGCGTCATCCTGAACCGCTTCAACGTGTCGATGTTCGGTATGGAGGCCCCTGGAACCTTCTACTACCCCTCCTTCATCGAGAGCCTGGTGACCATCGGCATCATCGCGGCGCACATCCTGTTCTTCGTGCTGATCGCTAAATACTTCCCGATCTTCGAGCACCATCCGGAGACCGTGGACTACTCGATCCCCGACAACTTCCACAAAACCGAGAAGGGGCACGCGGTGCACGGCAAGGTCGCAGGCGAAGCCTAA
- a CDS encoding 4Fe-4S dicluster domain-containing protein, with protein sequence MSEMNQDFNKSKAFLIDMTKCTGCRGCQVACKQWNQLDAEKTEFFNGEGYQNPPLMSEHTFTRIKFRDYEKNGQNEFAFYKEMCMHCNEPACASVCPVGAFKKTKEGPVVYDAKRCIGCRFCMVACPFGVPKYEWSKALPLVRKCTGCYSRVKEGQKPACATTCVSAITYGDRGEMIKEANRRIATRPEKYLKKLYGAEEAGGTSVIYLTALPFDELGFKPVTKRPLPSYTWQALRLVPGIFLTVGSSLSLLSWFNHRKERIAKEEEQRKSGQAPKEES encoded by the coding sequence ATGAGCGAGATGAACCAGGATTTCAACAAGAGCAAGGCGTTCTTGATCGACATGACCAAGTGCACCGGCTGCCGCGGCTGCCAGGTCGCCTGCAAGCAGTGGAACCAGCTCGACGCCGAGAAGACGGAGTTCTTCAACGGCGAGGGTTACCAAAACCCGCCGCTTATGTCGGAACACACCTTTACCCGCATCAAGTTCCGCGACTACGAGAAGAACGGGCAGAACGAGTTCGCCTTCTATAAAGAGATGTGCATGCACTGCAACGAGCCGGCCTGCGCCTCCGTCTGCCCGGTCGGCGCCTTCAAGAAGACCAAGGAAGGCCCCGTCGTCTACGACGCCAAGCGCTGCATCGGATGCCGTTTCTGCATGGTCGCCTGCCCGTTCGGGGTGCCCAAGTACGAGTGGAGCAAGGCGCTTCCCCTGGTGAGAAAGTGCACCGGCTGCTACTCCAGGGTCAAGGAAGGGCAAAAGCCCGCCTGCGCCACCACCTGCGTCTCCGCCATTACCTACGGCGACAGGGGTGAGATGATCAAGGAAGCAAACAGGCGCATCGCCACCCGCCCGGAGAAGTACCTGAAAAAGCTCTACGGCGCCGAGGAGGCAGGCGGCACCAGCGTAATCTACCTCACCGCGCTCCCCTTCGACGAGCTCGGCTTCAAGCCGGTCACCAAGAGGCCGCTCCCGTCCTACACCTGGCAGGCGCTGCGTCTCGTGCCGGGGATCTTCCTTACCGTCGGAAGCTCGCTTTCTCTTCTTTCCTGGTTCAACCACAGGAAGGAAAGGATCGCCAAGGAAGAGGAACAGAGAAAATCCGGCCAAGCGCCTAAGGAGGAGAGCTAG
- the fdnG gene encoding formate dehydrogenase-N subunit alpha, translating into MAVSRREFLQGGALATALVLSGKKAEAGGADAPQMRTKGLKSSTTICPFCAVGCGLVVHTKNGKIVNIEGDTQHPINQGALCSKGSALFQVANNDRRLQKVMYRAPGSDKFEEKSWEWALERIGQKMKETRDKTFKAKEVNKKDNKEYVVNRTEGMAFLGGAGLDNEECYLWSKFARAMGVANLEHQARIUHSATVAGLAASFGRGAMTNHWIDLKNADAILAIGCNPAENHPISMKWIEAAMDNGGKLLAVDPRFTRTGSKADHYAQIRPGTDIAFLGGMINFALQNNMIHEEYVREYTNASFIVNEKYDFNEGMFCAFDDQEKTYDPKAWAYAVDGAGNPKRDKSLKDPRCVYQQLKKHYSRYTVDMVCSITGTKKEDYVAVAKAFCSTGRADKAGTILYAMGITQSTHGTQNVRAVAMLQMLLGNIGIAGGGVNALRGESNVQGSSDYGLLFHLLPGYLKSPEFDNVDLKAYLEKWTPKTKDAKSANWWGNTPKYTVSLLKAWYGDSATAENGFCYDYLPKRSGNYSFMKLMEKMGKGELQGLVCMGQNPAVGGPDSLKTRDALGKLDWLVTVDLWETETSIFWKRPGVNPKDIKTEVFMLPAASSVEKEGSISNSGRWAQWRYKAAEPVGDAKSDLWIIDQFAKHVKKAYAKGGTFPEPITKLSWNYGTGEEPEVHLVAKEINGYFTKDMTIVDKDKTLEFKKGDQVPMFKYLQDDGSTVSGCWIYCGSYTKDGNQMARRDATDPTGLGMFPKWSWCWPVNRRIIYNRASVNPDGAPFNPKRAVIAWDALEKKWKGDVPDGPWPPMNDAKEGKYPFIMLPEGHGRLYALDMKDGPFPEHYEPIESPAKNLLSKVQSNPAVKVPANMSSDLNKYPFVGTTYRMTEHWQAGAMTRSLPWLVELVPTMFVEISQTLASAKGISNGDQVKITTERGSIEAKALVTTRLKPFNVQGKMVEQVGLPWHFGYAGLATGDSGNVLTPSVGCANTSIPEFKAFLCNIEKGGKRA; encoded by the coding sequence ATGGCTGTTTCACGGAGGGAGTTTCTGCAGGGAGGGGCGCTGGCTACGGCACTGGTCCTTTCCGGCAAAAAAGCTGAAGCGGGCGGAGCTGACGCCCCGCAGATGCGCACCAAGGGGCTGAAAAGTTCGACCACCATCTGTCCCTTCTGCGCGGTAGGTTGCGGGCTTGTGGTGCATACCAAGAACGGCAAGATCGTCAACATCGAGGGGGACACCCAGCATCCGATCAACCAGGGTGCGCTTTGCTCGAAGGGAAGCGCCCTGTTCCAGGTCGCCAACAACGATCGCCGCCTGCAGAAGGTCATGTACCGTGCCCCCGGCAGCGACAAGTTCGAAGAAAAGAGCTGGGAATGGGCGCTGGAGCGGATCGGCCAGAAGATGAAGGAGACCCGCGACAAGACCTTCAAGGCCAAAGAGGTCAACAAGAAGGACAACAAGGAATACGTCGTGAACCGCACCGAGGGGATGGCTTTCCTTGGGGGCGCAGGTCTCGACAACGAGGAGTGCTACCTCTGGAGCAAGTTCGCCCGCGCCATGGGGGTCGCGAACCTCGAACACCAGGCCCGAATATGACACTCCGCTACAGTCGCCGGTCTGGCGGCTTCGTTTGGACGTGGGGCAATGACCAACCACTGGATTGACCTGAAGAACGCCGATGCCATCCTGGCCATCGGTTGCAACCCTGCAGAAAACCACCCGATCTCGATGAAATGGATCGAGGCGGCCATGGATAACGGCGGCAAGCTTCTGGCCGTCGACCCGCGCTTCACCAGGACCGGCTCCAAGGCCGACCACTACGCGCAGATCCGTCCCGGCACCGACATCGCCTTTTTGGGCGGGATGATCAACTTCGCGCTGCAGAACAACATGATCCATGAGGAGTACGTCCGCGAGTACACCAACGCCTCCTTCATCGTCAACGAGAAGTACGACTTCAACGAGGGGATGTTCTGCGCCTTCGACGACCAGGAAAAGACCTACGACCCGAAAGCCTGGGCCTACGCGGTCGACGGTGCAGGTAACCCCAAGCGCGACAAGTCGCTGAAGGACCCGCGCTGCGTCTACCAGCAGTTGAAGAAGCACTACTCCCGCTACACCGTGGACATGGTCTGCTCCATCACCGGCACCAAGAAGGAGGACTACGTGGCGGTCGCCAAGGCGTTCTGCTCCACCGGGCGCGCCGACAAGGCCGGCACCATCCTCTACGCCATGGGGATCACCCAGTCCACCCACGGCACCCAGAACGTGCGCGCGGTTGCCATGCTGCAGATGCTTCTGGGCAACATCGGCATCGCCGGCGGCGGCGTCAACGCGCTGCGCGGCGAGAGCAACGTACAGGGCTCCTCCGACTACGGCCTGCTCTTCCACCTGCTCCCCGGCTACCTGAAGTCGCCTGAGTTCGACAACGTCGACCTGAAGGCGTACCTGGAGAAGTGGACCCCGAAGACCAAAGACGCGAAGAGCGCCAACTGGTGGGGGAACACCCCGAAGTACACGGTGAGCCTCCTCAAAGCCTGGTACGGCGACAGCGCCACCGCGGAAAACGGCTTCTGCTACGACTACCTCCCCAAGAGAAGCGGCAACTACTCCTTCATGAAACTGATGGAGAAGATGGGCAAAGGGGAACTGCAGGGGCTCGTCTGCATGGGGCAGAACCCGGCGGTGGGGGGACCTGACTCCCTGAAGACCCGCGATGCCCTGGGAAAACTCGACTGGCTCGTCACCGTCGACCTCTGGGAGACCGAGACCTCCATCTTCTGGAAACGCCCAGGCGTGAACCCGAAGGACATCAAGACCGAGGTCTTCATGCTGCCGGCAGCCTCCTCCGTCGAGAAGGAAGGCTCCATCTCCAACTCCGGCCGCTGGGCCCAGTGGCGCTACAAGGCCGCGGAGCCAGTGGGTGATGCGAAGAGCGACCTCTGGATCATCGACCAGTTCGCCAAGCACGTGAAGAAGGCGTACGCCAAGGGGGGAACCTTCCCCGAGCCGATCACCAAGCTCTCCTGGAACTACGGCACCGGCGAGGAGCCGGAAGTGCACCTGGTCGCCAAGGAGATCAACGGCTACTTCACCAAGGACATGACCATCGTCGACAAGGACAAGACCCTGGAGTTCAAGAAGGGTGACCAGGTCCCGATGTTCAAGTACCTGCAGGACGACGGCTCCACCGTCTCCGGCTGCTGGATCTACTGCGGCTCCTACACCAAGGACGGCAACCAGATGGCCCGCCGCGACGCCACCGACCCGACCGGGCTCGGCATGTTCCCGAAGTGGTCCTGGTGCTGGCCGGTCAACCGCCGCATCATCTACAACAGGGCTTCCGTCAACCCCGACGGCGCGCCGTTCAACCCCAAGCGCGCGGTCATCGCCTGGGACGCGCTGGAGAAGAAGTGGAAAGGGGACGTCCCCGACGGTCCCTGGCCGCCGATGAACGACGCGAAGGAAGGGAAGTATCCCTTCATCATGCTGCCGGAAGGTCACGGCCGCCTCTACGCGCTCGACATGAAGGACGGCCCCTTCCCCGAGCACTACGAACCGATCGAGAGCCCGGCGAAGAACCTTTTGTCCAAGGTGCAGAGCAACCCCGCGGTCAAGGTCCCGGCCAACATGTCCAGCGACCTGAACAAGTACCCGTTCGTCGGCACCACCTACAGGATGACCGAGCACTGGCAGGCAGGCGCCATGACCCGCAGCCTCCCCTGGCTGGTGGAGCTGGTCCCGACCATGTTCGTCGAGATCTCCCAGACGCTCGCCTCCGCCAAGGGGATCAGCAACGGCGACCAGGTGAAGATCACCACCGAGCGTGGTTCCATCGAGGCGAAGGCCCTGGTCACCACCAGGCTGAAGCCGTTCAACGTGCAGGGGAAAATGGTGGAGCAGGTGGGCCTTCCCTGGCACTTCGGTTATGCAGGTCTTGCTACCGGCGACTCGGGCAACGTCCTGACCCCGTCCGTTGGCTGCGCGAATACGAGCATCCCCGAATTCAAGGCATTCCTCTGCAACATCGAGAAAGGGGGTAAACGCGCATGA
- a CDS encoding sigma-54-dependent transcriptional regulator, translated as MRQEKILICDDEEGILIYLKKLLQTQGYQVETFNGGAALLRRLREGDPTDADLLLQDVRMPDMDGITVLKEVKSLRPALPIVIMTAFGTIDAAVEAIKLGAYDYVTKPFPKEKILSVLKNALEKEQLLQENRALKNELEKPILQESIIFRSAAFQEIYDLTLQVAASEANILVLGESGTGKELIAGAIHYNSLRRDRRFLSINCAALTDTLLESQLFGHVRGAFTGAVAAQKGLLEEADGGTLFMDEIGDMTLPIQAKLLRVIQERDFIPVGATRPKSADIRFVAATNKDLEQEVREGRFREDLFYRLNVINIPLPPLRERKDDVEPLALHFLKKYSLKMKKQVTSLAPEALQLLHGYDWPGNIRELENVMERAVILARTGTVTVKELPIWRKQPQKAEPPREAQFVSLENVEKEAIERTLSGTGYHKSRSAEILGISRKTLDRKIAEYQITFPS; from the coding sequence ATGAGACAGGAAAAGATACTTATCTGCGACGACGAGGAAGGGATCCTCATCTACCTGAAGAAGCTGCTGCAGACCCAGGGATACCAGGTGGAGACCTTCAACGGGGGAGCGGCGCTCTTGCGCCGTCTGAGGGAGGGGGACCCGACCGATGCCGATCTCCTCTTGCAGGACGTAAGGATGCCCGACATGGACGGCATCACCGTGCTAAAGGAAGTGAAATCTTTGAGACCGGCGCTTCCCATCGTAATCATGACCGCCTTCGGGACCATCGATGCGGCTGTTGAGGCGATCAAGCTCGGCGCCTACGACTACGTCACCAAGCCTTTTCCCAAGGAGAAGATCCTGAGCGTTCTCAAAAACGCGCTGGAAAAAGAGCAGCTTTTGCAGGAGAACCGGGCGCTCAAAAACGAGCTGGAGAAACCGATCCTGCAGGAGTCGATCATCTTCAGAAGCGCCGCGTTCCAGGAGATCTACGACCTAACCCTGCAGGTCGCCGCCAGCGAGGCGAACATACTGGTTTTGGGGGAGTCGGGAACCGGCAAGGAGCTCATCGCCGGCGCCATCCACTACAACAGCTTGAGGCGCGACCGGCGCTTTCTCTCCATAAACTGCGCGGCCTTGACCGATACGCTTTTGGAGAGCCAGCTCTTCGGACACGTCCGCGGCGCCTTCACCGGCGCGGTCGCGGCACAGAAGGGGTTACTGGAGGAGGCCGACGGCGGCACCCTCTTCATGGACGAGATCGGCGACATGACCCTCCCCATCCAGGCAAAGCTTCTGCGCGTGATTCAGGAGCGCGACTTCATCCCGGTGGGGGCCACCCGCCCAAAGAGCGCCGACATCCGCTTCGTCGCCGCCACCAACAAGGACCTGGAGCAGGAGGTGCGGGAGGGGCGCTTCCGCGAGGACCTCTTTTACCGGCTGAACGTGATCAACATCCCGCTGCCGCCGCTTAGGGAGCGAAAGGACGACGTGGAGCCGCTGGCGCTGCATTTCCTGAAGAAGTACAGCCTGAAGATGAAGAAGCAGGTGACCTCGCTCGCCCCTGAGGCGCTGCAGCTGCTCCACGGCTACGACTGGCCCGGCAACATAAGGGAGCTGGAGAACGTCATGGAGCGCGCCGTGATCCTGGCACGGACTGGGACCGTCACCGTGAAGGAGCTTCCCATCTGGCGCAAGCAGCCCCAGAAGGCGGAGCCACCGCGCGAGGCGCAGTTCGTCTCCCTGGAGAACGTGGAGAAGGAGGCCATCGAGCGCACCCTCTCGGGCACCGGGTACCACAAGAGCAGGTCCGCCGAGATCCTGGGCATCTCCAGGAAGACGCTCGACCGCAAGATAGCGGAATACCAGATCACCTTCCCCTCATGA
- a CDS encoding cache domain-containing protein, which yields MNLPKLRFPIKTKLTVATLIPLGIAILICWMAGVFILSAKVAAQAQEKVRYDLSVAREAYQSELSRIYDVVKLTASFGRTAETIASGDERAVSEALSSVRTGERLDILAAVDASGKVIFRANNPELRGDDKTRNQFVARALKGEIASGTTILPSSELELEGESLVHQARIFPSAQAPVQLNGAMFLLVAAPVRDKAGNLLGALYGGVLLNNNQKLVDRIRSVVYEGARKNGSDVGNATIFQGDMRIATNVPNTDGSRAVGTRLSAPVQERVLLKGAKWVGRAYVVNDWYLTAYEPILSLQGVPIGALYVGMLESQYSAVKIDMAVLLSFVLLVSGLVGVSMAGFLGKKLSQPIRELDSLARRVAAGERNVKSSIDSRDEIGDLAGRFNDMSRSLVEREDSIIELNRNLEEKVQSRTAELEEKNRLLVQTREELLRVEKLAAIGELAAGVAHEINNPMAIIRGNTELLQLSVPEDAPIREEVDTIFQQVKRVERIVSNLLKFARREQMEAGAVRLNELLHEIVGQIGHQVPLEGVEIVEQYAENVAQVEGDADQLRQVFTNLVLNGVQAMPAGGVLTVRTRPLGAEGGCEVKVADTGVGIALENLRQVFNPFYTTKANGTGLGLSVSYGIIREHGGRIDVESVPGGGSTFTVLLPRSQAAGP from the coding sequence ATGAACCTTCCCAAGCTGCGCTTTCCCATAAAGACCAAGCTCACCGTGGCGACACTGATCCCGCTCGGGATAGCAATCCTCATCTGCTGGATGGCCGGGGTCTTCATCCTGAGCGCCAAGGTCGCAGCCCAGGCGCAGGAAAAGGTGCGCTACGACCTGAGCGTCGCCCGCGAAGCGTACCAGAGCGAGCTTTCCCGAATCTACGACGTGGTGAAGCTCACCGCCTCCTTCGGCAGGACCGCGGAGACCATAGCCTCTGGCGACGAGCGAGCGGTGAGCGAGGCGCTCTCTTCGGTACGCACCGGCGAGCGCCTGGACATACTTGCTGCCGTCGACGCCTCCGGGAAGGTCATCTTCAGGGCCAACAACCCCGAGCTGCGCGGCGACGACAAGACCCGAAACCAGTTCGTGGCGCGCGCCCTCAAGGGGGAGATCGCCAGCGGCACCACCATCCTCCCCTCTTCGGAGCTGGAGCTCGAGGGGGAGAGCCTGGTGCACCAGGCGCGCATCTTCCCCAGCGCCCAGGCCCCGGTGCAGCTGAACGGCGCCATGTTCCTCCTGGTCGCGGCGCCGGTGCGGGACAAGGCGGGAAACCTTTTGGGTGCGCTCTACGGAGGGGTGCTCCTCAACAATAACCAGAAGCTCGTGGACCGGATCCGTTCCGTTGTTTATGAGGGGGCGCGCAAAAACGGCAGTGACGTAGGTAACGCCACCATCTTCCAGGGTGACATGAGGATCGCCACCAACGTCCCCAACACCGACGGCAGCCGGGCCGTCGGCACCAGGCTCTCCGCGCCGGTCCAGGAGCGGGTGCTCCTCAAGGGGGCAAAGTGGGTCGGGCGCGCATACGTCGTGAACGACTGGTACCTGACCGCGTACGAGCCGATCCTCTCCCTGCAGGGGGTCCCGATCGGCGCCCTCTACGTGGGGATGCTGGAAAGCCAGTACTCTGCGGTCAAGATCGACATGGCCGTCCTTTTGAGCTTCGTCCTTTTGGTGAGCGGGCTGGTCGGGGTCTCCATGGCCGGCTTCCTGGGGAAAAAGCTCTCCCAGCCGATACGCGAACTCGATTCACTGGCGCGCCGGGTGGCAGCCGGCGAGCGCAACGTGAAAAGCAGCATCGATTCCCGGGACGAGATCGGGGACTTGGCGGGGAGGTTCAACGACATGAGCCGCTCGCTCGTTGAGCGCGAGGACAGCATCATCGAGCTCAACCGCAACCTCGAAGAGAAGGTGCAATCGAGAACCGCCGAGCTGGAGGAAAAGAACCGGCTCCTGGTGCAGACCAGGGAGGAACTGCTGCGAGTTGAAAAGCTCGCGGCGATAGGCGAGCTTGCGGCTGGGGTCGCCCACGAGATCAACAACCCGATGGCGATCATCCGCGGCAACACCGAGCTCTTGCAGCTCTCGGTGCCGGAGGACGCCCCGATACGGGAGGAAGTGGACACCATCTTTCAGCAGGTAAAAAGGGTGGAGCGGATCGTGTCGAACCTGTTGAAGTTCGCCAGGCGTGAGCAGATGGAGGCGGGCGCGGTGCGGCTGAACGAGCTCCTGCACGAGATTGTCGGCCAGATCGGGCACCAGGTGCCGCTGGAGGGAGTGGAGATAGTAGAGCAGTACGCGGAGAACGTGGCGCAGGTGGAGGGGGATGCGGACCAGTTGCGGCAGGTGTTCACCAACCTGGTTCTGAACGGGGTGCAGGCGATGCCGGCAGGTGGCGTGCTTACGGTCCGGACCCGCCCCCTGGGGGCGGAGGGGGGATGCGAGGTGAAGGTGGCGGACACCGGCGTCGGCATAGCGCTGGAGAACCTGAGGCAGGTGTTCAACCCCTTCTACACCACCAAGGCCAACGGCACCGGCCTTGGGCTTTCCGTCTCCTACGGGATCATCCGGGAGCACGGGGGGCGCATCGACGTCGAGAGCGTCCCGGGCGGGGGGAGCACCTTCACCGTGTTGCTCCCGCGCTCCCAGGCCGCGGGACCCTAG
- a CDS encoding MOSC domain-containing protein — protein sequence MTGKIIAVNVSLNKGERKTPVPEVTLRENHGIEGDAHAGDWHRQVSLLAQESIAKMVALGLDVKEGDFAENITTEGVDLVHLPIGTQMQLGETLLEVTQIGKECHNRCAIYYQAGDCVMPKEGIFAKVLKGGVVRPGDAVTVL from the coding sequence ATGACTGGAAAAATCATCGCGGTGAACGTGAGCCTCAACAAGGGAGAGCGGAAAACGCCGGTCCCCGAGGTCACGCTGCGGGAAAACCACGGCATCGAGGGTGATGCCCATGCGGGGGACTGGCACCGGCAGGTGAGCCTCCTGGCACAGGAGAGCATCGCCAAGATGGTCGCCCTGGGGCTCGACGTGAAAGAGGGGGATTTCGCCGAGAACATCACCACCGAAGGGGTGGACTTGGTGCATCTCCCTATAGGGACCCAGATGCAGCTGGGTGAGACACTCCTAGAGGTGACCCAGATCGGCAAGGAGTGCCACAACCGCTGCGCCATCTACTACCAGGCCGGTGACTGCGTCATGCCCAAGGAAGGGATCTTCGCCAAGGTGCTGAAGGGTGGGGTGGTGCGCCCCGGCGATGCGGTGACGGTACTCTAG